The BD1-7 clade bacterium genomic interval CCGGTCATTGCCAAGGCTATCAATCGGTGTACACTTAGCCCATTGCTTGTCGGGGTGCCAGAAGGCGTTGCTTTCTAGGATGTGGCTGAGATAAATACCCGCACGACCTGATCGAGTTAATGCTCGCGTAGGCAACAAGTAGAAAGCTGTTACTTCCGACTGTCATCAGGCACGGGGCGTTACATCGAAACACATGATTCGATCTCCCACGCTCTATATAGGTAGTTACTTCATCGCTCGTGACTTTGAGGAACTACCGAGTTGCTACTTAGCTGTTAATAGCGACACTGATTCAGTCACCAACTAGGCTCTATAGATAGATAGAGTAATAGAACACGCAGCAATCTACCCCGCCCCTTCAAGCTAATCGTTAGTCAAACCGACATCAAGTGCTTGCAGCGAGGCCCCGCCATGAGTCAGCAGACAACTGAAAAGCTATCCGATACTGTTGCAGTAGACAGTGCATCCGTAGCCCCTTTTCCAAATTCTGAGAAAATTTACGTACAGGGATCACGTGATGATATCCAGGTACCGATGCGTGAAATCACGCTAACACCCACACCCATTCAGAATGCGGATGGTTCGGAAGCATTTGAAAGCAACCCGCCCGTGCGTGTTTACGACACATCCGGCCCATACACGGACCCGAATGCTAATATCGATGTCCGCGAAGGTCTTGCCAACATTCGCGAGAACTGGATTTCTGAACGCGACGATACGGTACAACTACCGAACGAAAGCTCTATCTTCACCCGTGAGCGTCTATCAGATCCTGAAACAGCTCACCTTCGTTTCGGCCACATTCATAAGCCTCGTAAAGCCAAGCCTGGGCAAAACGTGACGCAAATGCACTATGCACGTCAGGGTATTATCACTCCGGAGATGGAATACATCGCCATTCGTGAAAACATGGCATTGGCGCAAGCTAAAGAGCAAGGCCTATTGGCCGAACAACATCCAGGCCAGTCATTCGGGGCTTCTATACCAACGGAAATCACGCCGGAATTCGTACGTGATGAAGTTGCCCGTGGGCGCGCAGTCATCCCTGTCAACGTCAATCACCCAGAAGTTGAACCCATGATCATTGGCCGTAATTTTTTGGTCAAGATCAATGGCAATATCGGTAACTCTGCACTGGGATCATCTATCGAAGAAGAAGTCGCCAAGTTGACCTGGGGAATCCGCTGGGGAGCAGATACCATGATGGACTTGTCGACTGGCAAGAACATTCACGAAACCCGCGAGTGGATCGTTCGTAACTCACCCGTGCCCGTAGGCACCGTGCCTATTTATCAGGCTCTTGAGAAAGTCGACGGTGTTGCCGAGAACCTGACATGGGAAATCTTCCGCGATACGTTAATCGAACAAGCTGAACAAGGCGTTGATTACTTCACCATCCACGCAGGGGTGTTGCTGCGCTATGTGCCGTTAACCGCCAAACGCACCACCGGCATCGTCTCACGCGGTGGGTCGATTATGGCAAAGTGGTGTTTAGCACACCACGAAGAGAACTTCCTTTATACCCACTTCAATGAAATCTGCGAAATCATGAAGGCTTACGACGTAACCTTCTCGCTCGGTGATGGTTTGCGCCCAGGCTCAATCGCTGACGCCAATGACGAAGCCCAGTTCGGTGAGCTGCGCACTCTTGGCGAGCTGACCAAAATTGCTTGGGAACACGACGTACAGTGTTTTATCGAAGGTCCTGGTCATGTGCCTATGCATATGATTAAAGAAAATATGGAAGAGCAGATTAAACACTGCCACGAAGCACCGTTCTATACACTTGGCCCACTAACCACAGATATCGCCCCCGGTTACGACCACATCACCTCAGGGATTGGTGCTGCCATGATTGGCTGGTACGGCTGCGCCATGCTGTGCTACGTCACGCCAAAAGAACACTTGGGCTTGCCAAATAAGGATGATGTTAAAGAAGGCATCATCACTTATAAGATTGCTGCCCACGCGGCAGATTTAGCGAAAGGCCACCCCGGTGCTCAGCTGCGTGATAATGCACTGTCAAAAGCACGCTTTGAATTCCGTTGGGAGGATCAGTTTAATCTAGGCCTAGACCCTGACACCGCGCGATCGTATCACGACGAAACCTTACCGAAAGAATCGGCCAAAATTGCGCATTTTTGCTCAATGTGTGGGCCTAAATTCTGTTCGATGAAAATCTCTCAGGACGTTCGTGACTACGCCGCGGAACATGGCTACGAAGTCAAAGGCGACACCATCAAAGTGTTGGATCTGGATGCTGAAATGCAACAGAAAGCCGAAGAGTTCAAGGATCAGGGCTCAGAACTTTACCACAAGGTGTAACGATGTCTGTTGCCCAACACTTCGCCATCGTTGGTGCCGGCCTTGTCGGCCGCCTGATGGCCTGGCGGCTGGCAGAAGCTGGCCAACAGGTGACCTTGTTCGATAAAGATCCGCTAGAGGCATCCCAAAGTGCAGGGATGATTGCTGCAGCCATGTTGGCACCAGCAACCGAGGTAATCGACGCTGAACCGGTTGTTTATCACCAAGGTGCCGCTGGCATACAGATATGGCGCAGTTGGGTCGACCAATTAAATGCGACGACCCAAACGCAGATCGAGCTACAACATAACGGTAGTGTGGTTGTTAG includes:
- the thiC gene encoding Phosphomethylpyrimidine synthase, with protein sequence MSQQTTEKLSDTVAVDSASVAPFPNSEKIYVQGSRDDIQVPMREITLTPTPIQNADGSEAFESNPPVRVYDTSGPYTDPNANIDVREGLANIRENWISERDDTVQLPNESSIFTRERLSDPETAHLRFGHIHKPRKAKPGQNVTQMHYARQGIITPEMEYIAIRENMALAQAKEQGLLAEQHPGQSFGASIPTEITPEFVRDEVARGRAVIPVNVNHPEVEPMIIGRNFLVKINGNIGNSALGSSIEEEVAKLTWGIRWGADTMMDLSTGKNIHETREWIVRNSPVPVGTVPIYQALEKVDGVAENLTWEIFRDTLIEQAEQGVDYFTIHAGVLLRYVPLTAKRTTGIVSRGGSIMAKWCLAHHEENFLYTHFNEICEIMKAYDVTFSLGDGLRPGSIADANDEAQFGELRTLGELTKIAWEHDVQCFIEGPGHVPMHMIKENMEEQIKHCHEAPFYTLGPLTTDIAPGYDHITSGIGAAMIGWYGCAMLCYVTPKEHLGLPNKDDVKEGIITYKIAAHAADLAKGHPGAQLRDNALSKARFEFRWEDQFNLGLDPDTARSYHDETLPKESAKIAHFCSMCGPKFCSMKISQDVRDYAAEHGYEVKGDTIKVLDLDAEMQQKAEEFKDQGSELYHKV